A DNA window from Thermosynechococcaceae cyanobacterium Okahandja contains the following coding sequences:
- a CDS encoding methionine gamma-lyase family protein has protein sequence MTTHILAAAVQTLSPIFSEIDSRVKQNLDRVLRAFRHQRIGVHHFSSMTGYGHGDLGRDSLDRVFAEVMGAEAALVRVQFVSGTHAIATALFGVLRPGDELVALAGAPYDTLEEVIGLRGEGQGSLREFGIHYRDIPLKEDGEPNWPAIATCVEPRTRLVLIQRSCGYTWRPSLSLEQIAKMIQLIKAQNPAVICFVDNCYGEFVEPKEPTHLGADLMAGSLIKNPGGTIATAGGYLAGRADLIEQASYRLTAPGIGHEGGATFDQNRLLFQGLFLAPQMVGEALKSSHLLGYVFDQLGYAVSPPALAPRRDVIQAIQLGSPEKLIAFCRTLQRYSPIGSYLDPVPAPMPGYADDLVMAGGTFIDGSTAELSADGPLRPPYIVFCQGGTHWTHMALILEALLEDSRFWMNPSSGG, from the coding sequence GTGACAACTCACATCCTTGCGGCAGCGGTGCAAACCCTTTCTCCCATCTTTTCCGAGATTGATAGCCGCGTCAAGCAAAATTTAGATCGGGTTTTACGCGCCTTTCGCCATCAACGCATCGGTGTTCACCACTTTAGTAGTATGACCGGCTATGGCCATGGGGATCTCGGTCGGGACAGCCTAGATCGGGTGTTTGCCGAAGTGATGGGGGCAGAAGCGGCTCTGGTACGGGTGCAGTTTGTCTCCGGTACCCACGCGATCGCCACCGCCCTCTTTGGGGTGCTGCGCCCCGGGGATGAACTGGTGGCACTGGCGGGTGCGCCCTACGATACCCTTGAGGAGGTCATTGGCCTGCGGGGAGAGGGGCAAGGTTCCCTAAGGGAGTTCGGGATCCACTACCGTGACATTCCCCTCAAGGAGGATGGTGAACCCAACTGGCCAGCGATCGCCACCTGTGTTGAACCCCGAACCCGGCTGGTGCTGATTCAACGCTCCTGTGGCTATACGTGGCGACCCAGCCTCAGCCTTGAGCAAATTGCCAAAATGATTCAACTCATCAAAGCCCAAAATCCGGCGGTGATTTGCTTTGTGGACAACTGCTACGGCGAATTTGTGGAACCCAAAGAACCCACCCACCTAGGGGCAGATTTAATGGCCGGTTCACTCATTAAAAATCCTGGGGGGACGATCGCCACCGCAGGCGGCTACCTAGCCGGTCGCGCCGATCTGATTGAGCAGGCCAGTTATCGCCTCACCGCTCCCGGCATTGGCCATGAGGGGGGGGCAACGTTTGATCAAAACCGCCTCCTGTTTCAAGGGCTATTTTTGGCACCACAGATGGTGGGGGAAGCCCTCAAGAGTAGCCATCTGCTCGGGTATGTCTTTGACCAATTGGGCTATGCGGTGAGTCCGCCCGCCCTTGCCCCTCGCCGCGATGTCATCCAAGCTATTCAACTGGGCAGCCCGGAGAAACTCATTGCCTTTTGCCGCACGCTGCAACGCTACTCCCCCATCGGCTCCTATCTGGATCCGGTACCGGCTCCCATGCCCGGTTATGCGGATGATTTGGTGATGGCCGGCGGCACGTTTATTGATGGCAGCACTGCCGAACTCTCTGCCGATGGCCCGTTGCGGCCGCCCTACATCGTCTTTTGCCAAGGGGGCACCCACTGGACGCACATGGCGCTGATTCTGGAGGCGCTCCTAGAAGACAGCCGCTTCTGGATGAACCCGTCCTCTGGCGGCTAA
- a CDS encoding acyl-CoA desaturase codes for MTSVSAVPAPPLRPNWGVILFMSVVHLGALLAFVPGLFSVNALILCGVLYWVSGGLGITLGWHRLVTHRSFQCPKWLEYFFVFCGSLACEGGIIEWVGLHRNHHLHSDQELDQHNSQRGFWWSHMGWMLVTVPAKAEVERLTKDINGDPIYRFLNKYFVPMQVVLAILLYLWGGLPFVVWGVFVRLVLVYHLTWFVNSATHKFGYRTFDSGDRSTNCWWVALLTFGEGWHNNHHTYPHSARHGLQWWEFDITWITIRALQAVGLAQKVRLVEANSSH; via the coding sequence ATGACATCTGTTTCTGCTGTGCCTGCGCCCCCCTTGCGTCCCAATTGGGGCGTGATTCTTTTTATGAGTGTTGTCCATTTAGGGGCGCTACTGGCTTTTGTGCCGGGGTTGTTTTCTGTTAATGCCCTTATTTTGTGTGGGGTACTCTACTGGGTGTCTGGCGGTTTAGGCATTACCCTTGGCTGGCATCGCTTGGTCACTCACCGCAGCTTCCAGTGCCCCAAGTGGCTGGAGTATTTTTTTGTCTTTTGCGGCAGCTTGGCCTGTGAGGGGGGCATCATTGAGTGGGTGGGGTTGCACCGAAATCATCACCTGCACTCCGACCAAGAGTTGGATCAGCACAATTCGCAGCGGGGCTTTTGGTGGTCCCACATGGGCTGGATGCTGGTCACGGTTCCGGCCAAGGCGGAGGTGGAGCGCCTGACCAAAGATATTAACGGCGATCCGATCTATCGCTTCCTCAATAAGTATTTTGTGCCGATGCAGGTGGTTTTAGCGATCCTGCTTTACCTCTGGGGTGGCTTACCCTTTGTGGTCTGGGGGGTGTTTGTCCGTTTGGTGTTGGTGTATCACCTCACATGGTTTGTGAATAGCGCAACCCATAAGTTTGGCTACCGCACCTTTGACTCGGGCGATCGCTCCACCAACTGCTGGTGGGTGGCACTGCTAACATTTGGTGAAGGCTGGCACAACAACCACCACACCTATCCCCACTCGGCGCGCCATGGGTTGCAGTGGTGGGAGTTTGACATTACTTGGATCACGATTCGCGCCCTACAGGCGGTGGGACTCGCCCAAAAGGTACGACTGGTGGAGGCTAACAGCAGCCACTAG
- a CDS encoding DUF1269 domain-containing protein has product MSTLVVIAFDDEYKANEVLIQLLKLQREHLLDLEDAAVVVRTKDGKVKINQTQDLTLAGALGGGFWGLLIGLLFFNPLLGWAAGIVAGAISGKFTDIGIDDNFIKELGKTISPGTSAIFTLVRQATPDKVLEEIAPFGGKVLRTSLSKEDEAKLQDALNRGRAASESSEA; this is encoded by the coding sequence ATGAGTACACTGGTTGTCATTGCCTTTGATGATGAGTACAAAGCAAACGAAGTTCTCATCCAGCTCCTAAAGCTACAGCGGGAGCACCTCCTCGACCTTGAGGATGCGGCCGTGGTGGTTCGCACCAAAGACGGCAAAGTAAAAATTAACCAAACTCAGGATTTAACCCTAGCGGGTGCGTTGGGGGGCGGCTTCTGGGGGCTGTTGATTGGGTTGTTGTTCTTTAACCCACTGTTGGGCTGGGCGGCAGGTATCGTCGCTGGGGCAATTTCCGGTAAATTTACCGATATTGGCATTGACGATAACTTTATTAAGGAGCTAGGAAAAACCATCTCGCCGGGCACTTCGGCCATTTTTACCCTTGTGCGGCAGGCCACTCCCGACAAGGTGCTGGAAGAAATTGCCCCCTTTGGCGGTAAAGTGCTGCGGACATCGCTCTCCAAAGAAGATGAGGCGAAGTTGCAGGACGCACTGAATCGCGGCAGGGCAGCGAGCGAATCGAGCGAGGCCTAA